A window of Magnolia sinica isolate HGM2019 chromosome 13, MsV1, whole genome shotgun sequence genomic DNA:
ACTTCCCATTTCTAACATCCTCTCTTCCCTCCTTTCAGAACCCCCACcgaatctcagccgtccattcctCGTCACATTTCCCCCAAAATCCATCAGATCTAAGAACTCGAAACAAAGAAACCAAACCTCCTCCCACAATCCCTCTTCCATTCCAATGGCAAACTCGTAAATAAAACCCCCATTTCCCAAACCCCCACAACGGATCTTCCACTATAGTCACCCACAATGTCTTCAAAGCAATACTACACCACAACGAGTCTCGTTGTGGGCTACGCCCTCTGCTCGAGCCTCCTTGCAGTCATCAACAAATTCGCCATCACCAAATTCAACTTCCCGAGCCTCCTCACAGCACTGCAATACCTAACTTCCGCTGCCGGCGTTTGGATCTTCGGCAGGCTTGGATTCCTCTACCACGATCCCTTTACCCTCGAGACGGCAAAGAAATTCCTCCCGGCCGCTACCGTCTTCTACCTCGCCATCTTCACTAACACCAACCTCCTCCGCCACGCCAACGTGGATACCTTCATCGTCTTCCGGTCGCTGACTCCGCTCCTGGTGGCCGTCGCGGACACTACGTTCCGACGGCAGCCGTGCCCGTCCAAGCTCACCTTCATCTCGCTAGTGATCATCCTCGGCGGGGCGGTTGGGTATGTTGCGACGGATTCGGCATTCACCCTCACTGCATACTCATGGGCTCTGGCATATCTTGTCACGATCACGAGCGAGATGGTCTACATCAAACACATGGTCACGAATCTTGGGTTGAATACGTGGGGCTTTGTCTTCTACAACAATCTGCTGTCGTTGATGATGGCGCCACTGTTTTGGGTTCTGACTGGGGAGTATGCTGATGTGTTCTCAGCCATTGGATCAAACTCTGGGAATTGGGTGGACCCGGTCACGTTTGTGGCAGTGGCACTGTCATGTGTTTTCGGGTTGCTTATCAGCTTCTTTGGGTTTGCAGCCCGCAAGGCGATCTCCGCCACAGCATTTACAGTGACTGGGGTGGTTAATAAGTTTCTTACTGTTGTGATCAACGTGTTGATTTGGGATAAGCACGCGAGCCCATTTGGATTGGTGTGCCTGTTGTTTACGATTGTGGGGGGAGTTCTTTATCAGCAATCTGTTAGTGGTGgcggaggtggcccaccatcacgggATGTATCGGCAGTTTCAAAGCAAGGGGACGGTGAAGATGGGGACTGCGAGTCATTGGATGAGAATCAACCATTGAAAGTGTCGGGTAAGTATTCCAGTGTATGAATTCTACTAATGAGTCATTTTCCTGTATTTTTTTTTCGATTGTTAAAGAGGCTAAATTGCAGTGTAATGAATCTTTATGCCCAGCATTAGTGCAAATTCAACCTTTGATATTTTTTGTTATATGAGTTAATTCTCATTGCTAGTTAGTATTTTTTTGGCTCTCTAATTGCTTGATGTGATGGTATGGTTCCTTTTGATATTGATAGCATACTTGGATACAGAGAAATTATAAGAAATGGGACCTGTGACATTGCATAGCATTTGCAGGTTATGAAATCTGATAAGTTGGTCCAATGGTCCAGTAATCCAGTTACCATTGATTTGCAGGTTATGAAATCTGATAAGTTGGTCCAATGGTCCAGTAATCCAGTTACCATTGATTTGCAGGTTATGAAATCTGATAAGTTGGTCCAATGGTCCAGTAATCCAGTTACCATTGATTTGCAGGTTATGAAATCTGATAGGACAATTTAACCTTTTGATCGGTAGCGTACAGATGGTAAGAATAGAAACACAACAATAGTTTGCATTCAATTGATAAACGTCCCGAGTTTGTTgcttggatcttccaatcttggagaATTTTGATGCAATgtctatccatggtgggacatAACAAACGTATGCTCTGAATTATGGAATTATTGTTCCTACTTACCTGAACTGAAAACCCATGTATATCGTATGATACCTCTCATATATATGGACTTgaagcaagttttttttttttttttttttttttgggggggggggggggttggctTCTTTAATTGTCGAACGTAACAGATTCATGAAAAATGTGTGGTAAATCAGTACCCAATTTTATTGCTTAGTCCCATTTGTCATTtttagaaaaagagagaaatagcTGTAATATTCTTGATCCTGATATCTATTGACACTGACAATGTGGTAGTTGCTAGTGCAATCTTTGAACTCAAATAGCCTTCTTAATTTAGCGCATGGTAAAGGTAAGTGAAACTGGAAAGTTGACTATGAATCCTGATTGTCAAACACTTCTCTGATCTATATATAGTTGTCAATCCACCAAAGCCAAATCCCAACATTTTGATACTTCCTCCCCGGGCATGGCAATGAGATGGTTGCATTGGCATTACCCTATTACCCGTAGTACCCAGATATTGAGTATGGTTGGTCATTGGTTCTGCCGGAGCTGCTTAATACCACTTACTGAGAGGCTTCATCTGCCCAAATATACAATTCTCACCCTACGAAGACCCCCAAGTTATATACCACACTCATATTCCCCCAAAAATCAAATACTTGTGCATCTGAGGATCCTATCCTATTACAGCCCGAGTAAAACCCTGTTTTTCATTTGTGAACTCCTGCTATTACTATCTTATCTAAAGTGGATGAGTGTGATGAACACTTGTAGACAAAAAGGGAGGGTGGTTAAATACCGCCTTATACCTTAAAACATTTTGGCATGCCCTTGAGGGTGGTTAAATGTCGCCTTATACCTTAAAACATTTCGGCATGCCCTTGTGGTTGACTAGTGTGACCCTTGAGAAGGaaactgatgcaggacaactaaccacttgctataTACCACACTCATATTCCCCCAAAAATCAAATACTCGTGTATCTGAGGATCCTATCCTATTGCAGCCCGAGTACAACCCTGTTTTTCATTTGTGAACTCCTGCCATTACTATCATCTAAAGTGGATGAGTGTGATGAACACTTGTAGACAAAAAGGGAGGGTGGTTAAATATTGCCTTATACCTTGAAATATTTTAACATGCCCTTGAGGGTGGTTAAATGTTGCCTTATACCTTAAAACATTTTGGCATGCCCTTGTGGTTGACTAGTGTGACCCTTGAGAAGGAAACTGAtttaggacaactaaccacttgctctaacaCGAGGTGCTTGCATcatacgggccgcccaccctgagtatgtccctgcattaatcacctttggtgaggagtctcaaacacaagacctcccgctttgataccactttaatGCCGAACAACTAATCATTTGatctaagagcttgaattgatagagcatggcaaatcaatccctttatctcatggcccaagccccacatctcatgggttaggttcTCAGCcaaaccctccttgtgggccccacatcacatgggttccgcctcacacgagccacccacctcacacgggtggTGCCCGCCTCACGGGtagcccaccccaagtgtgcccccatgcatcccacaggccaccccactcaagcaaAATGCCCAACATTAGAAACCTGCTATAATTTCTCAGCTATATGAGGAGAAGGCAGTCCCTTTGTGTTTGACATACatacgtacatatatatatatatataatgtattccGTCTTACCTTGGAAACTTATGGAGATAGGTTTCACTGGAGGCCAACTTGAGCCTCAGTGCTTCGGATGAAAGGTGATTGATGATGAAATCAAGTGGTGTTTGCTACCATTATCTGCACCGCTTGGAAGGAAATCGATTGGAGAAAAATCTTTTTATTTCTGCTGCCAAATATTTAGGGATTGTagcaactgaaaaaaaaaatgtgaattgACATACTTGATATAACATGTTTGATCATTTATGAGGATGGTCCTTCTGTCCATTGAAAGGTGCTTCAATTTACTTCCCTTGAATCCATTGAAAGGTGCTTCAATTTACTTCCCTTGAATTTTTCATTATCAAGTCCAAGAAACCCACTCATCCAGTTTTCTCTATGTACAAAGTTGCCCCAAGGTAAGCCTGAGGGAAGGGGTTTTCTTGGAATTCTAGTTTTGTGCTGGATGAGAGTATTCTGTTTAGAGGGAGCTTTtctgatgattaaaaaaaaagaagaagaaaaagaaactctTTTCAACATCAATAAACTGAACCGATTTCTCATGCATATAGAGAAAATAAAGTTAAAGTCTCCTTCAATGCAAAGTAGATGTCCTTGTGAATTGTTTCCAAGTGATGAATGGTGTCAGATGTACTCTGGTTGTTCTTTTCTAcagtattttttattaaaattcaaGTCCAACTCTTGAATGCGCTGATGAATTGTGAAACAACCATATGTGTTACTAAAAGATCACTCAATAACACAAATATCTAATATACATGGTACAGGCAGCTAATCTGAGAAACCTTTCGTACTTAGTATAGTAACTTGATGTGCATGCTGCTGCAACTCTTGATGTTTTGAGCAAGAAGCTGGTGAGGGGCCTGAAATCTCAGTGC
This region includes:
- the LOC131223275 gene encoding GDP-fucose transporter 1 produces the protein MSSKQYYTTTSLVVGYALCSSLLAVINKFAITKFNFPSLLTALQYLTSAAGVWIFGRLGFLYHDPFTLETAKKFLPAATVFYLAIFTNTNLLRHANVDTFIVFRSLTPLLVAVADTTFRRQPCPSKLTFISLVIILGGAVGYVATDSAFTLTAYSWALAYLVTITSEMVYIKHMVTNLGLNTWGFVFYNNLLSLMMAPLFWVLTGEYADVFSAIGSNSGNWVDPVTFVAVALSCVFGLLISFFGFAARKAISATAFTVTGVVNKFLTVVINVLIWDKHASPFGLVCLLFTIVGGVLYQQSVSGGGGGPPSRDVSAVSKQGDGEDGDCESLDENQPLKVSGKYSSV